The sequence AATTTTGAATAATACATCAGTTTTTAATGCATGCACTCCGTATGTTCTAGCGAAGCACTGGATTCCTCCAAATCAGTAGAGCGTGAGCATAGCGAGGAAGGACGTCTACCTCCTAATACTTTTAGGAGCTAGTGAGGACATTCTTTATATAGTAATCCGTCCTAGTCAAGGGAATATATACCGCTGATTGAGTGGTCTGATACCGGCACAATACGGAGGCCAAATCTCGTAATTCACTTAGTGAGTGAGCAAAACTCACGGAGGATTGCAAAAAGCCTTCCCTTCACTTCCCCCTCACGCTGTCATTGATAATGATGAAAAAGACTACTTGCCAAATAggcgaaaaaaaagatattgaCAAGAGTGAGATTCGAACTCACGCAGGGTTTCCCCTACCAGGACCTTAACCTGGCGCCTTGGACCGCTCGGCCATCTTGCCGCTGATACCACTACGATCCACCATCCTAATTAAGACTTGCGAGGAATTCAAATTTTCGAACTCAGCAGCCAACCAGCAACCAGAGATCGTCCCAATAATGAACCCCGGCAAACCTAAATTCAGAGTCAAACAGGGCAAACGTCGTGGCCTGCGACGCGGGTCTTTCAATTAACCAACACCGGGCGTGTCAAACACCGTTTAAAGACCATACTGCGCTGTGCGCAGGATTTACCAAATACCTACGAGCTACATTAGGAAAATGGAGCGCGAACAGTTAAAAAAAGGCGCATCTGCCGAGCCTCCCCCTACACGTCTCCCTCCAGATCAGATCCAACGAATTGTATGACTTAGAAAAGTGACCAAAAGCGGACAATATCACTGCTAACCTCCGTTGCCGTTGAACAGGAAGTCAACCGCTTAAAATCCAAGGCTCTCCGCGAGCAGCGCGAAGCCGAAGCGGCCCGTGACAACAGAGCAGCAGCCGCCGCCTCCGTTGGTGCCGGCGATCCCGGTGCGGGTTCTACTGTCGCCGGAACCAAAAGGCCTTACTCGGCTACACTCACCTCCCGAACGCCCTCGACTCTGCGCGATGGCCGGGCGTATAATACGTCAGAACAAAGGCCGCTGGATTCTATCCGTCCAGCGCGGAATTTTAGCAAATATGTAGAATATGATTTCAGCAAAATGACAGACACCAAGGGCGGTTTTTTGACCGCGGAGGATGATCCGCATAATAAGGTGCTGCATTCTGATCGCGAGTATGATGGAAAGCCCGCGCATATGACGCAGAAGGAGTGGGAGAGACAGCAGTTACTGCAAAATCTACGGAAGGAGAAGGCGGGTCCGTTTGAGCCTGGGCTGAGTGTGCTGAGCAAAAGagctgaacagaagaagTGTCGCGAGTGCGGGACGGTGGAGATTGATTGGAAATGGGAGGAGATTTTCAAGTGTTGCGTGTGCCATGGGTGTAAGGACAAGTACCCGGATAAGTACAGTTTGCTTACGAAAACCGAAGCTAAGGAAGATTACTTGTTGACCGACCGTGAGTTCATCCTGTTTCTTAAGCCTTCTGATATATGAGGCTAATTTGTTTCCGATCTCGGTTTATAGCCGAACTCAAAGACGAAGAGCTCCTCCCACATATGGAGCGCCCAAATCCCCACAAATCCACATGGAACAATATGATGCTCTTTCTTCGCTATCAGGTCGAAGAATACGCCTTTTCCCCTAAGAAGTGGGGATCTCCAGAAGCACTAGATGCCGAATTCGAAAGACGGGAGGcggagaagaaaaggagaaaagaagcgCAGTTCAAGACTAAACTGCAAGACttgaagaagaggacgagaGTAGAGGCATACCGCCGGAGTCGCCTGGCTGCAGAAGGAGGTGCAGGAGGTAACTTTGGAGATGATTTGGGTGGGAGGAGGAAGCATGTTCATCAGTGGGGGAGAGCCGTAGAGAACCCGGAGACGGGAATAGGCGTCAAGACGTGTGTCGATTGTGGAATGGAGGTTGAAGAGTTGGAATTCTGATCTACCGCACTATAGCCCCCCTCATGAGTGATGATGACTTCATGAAATATCCCGGTATGGCGTTGATTGCTCCTACTTTGCTTCTTCGTAAAGAGTGGCTGACACCACATATCATCTGTCTCTTCATTTTACGTTCGACTGAGTACTCACGCTTGCTATTGTGGGACGCTATCTCTCAACTTGTGACCATGTTTTTTGCTGCCACACAATCACTGCTAGTCATTGATTGTTTGCTGCTGAGGGAAGAAATGCTTGTCCGTATTCTTCCAAGTTGAGGCTTTGGCAGTCGGAAAAAAGAGATGGCTAAAGGTGAACAGAAATTGAATCTGTTGATTCAAAGTCAAGAACCACCTTTTCAGTGTATAGGTGTATACATTGCCTAGTCTGGGAAGCTGGCTTCATATTCAGGCCTGTGGAATAATGCTACAAGGGAAGTCTGTAATTTACATCGCTTCAATGCGTAATTCCATTACAGATGTCCGCACGCGGGGGTTGCTTAATAACAAGCCTTTGAGCGATATTGACGCTTACCGGAAGAGGTTAGTGCGCTCACCTCATCGCAGTTGGGCCTCTTGGCACCAGCGCCAGGGAGACCAGCGAGAGAGCGCTGAGCTTCAGAGGCCAACAATTCTGTTCAGCGTGTTTGTCCATTTTTCAAATGCCAGACTGAGGTAGCCCAGAACCAGAGTGCAGGAGCCTGCTGATGCTGTCTTCTTCCGTTGTAAAATAGCGCTCCATCTCACTTGTTGGCTTTACCGTGGTGCACGGACTTCTCAGGCCGCTCTCCTGTTCTTGTTTCGCGCGATTGAGACGAAAGGGAAGACAGCTTCAGGGAACCCTGCATTTTAACAACAGACCCTCTCTTGAACACGGAACAATTGTTTACTTTTAGATGGCCTGGCAGACTCCACCTGCCATGGCTGGTAACGGGGAGATGAGTGGGGGAAACATGGATAACAACAATGGCGGACGTCCGCAGGGAACAGAGTACACCCTACAAGGTCAGCTTGCACATCCATTCACCCTATTTCTTAGGCTTGTCTACAGTACTAACGTGCGTTTTCCTCCGGCGCTATAGGGGTAATGCGATTTCTCCAGTCCGAGTGGCATCGACATGAAAGGGATCGTAATGCTTGGGAAATTGAGCGAGCGGAAATGAAATCAAGAATTGGCAGACTTGAAGGCGATGCTCGGACGAGCAAACGCATGCACGAGTCCTTGGGAAAGCATGTAAAAATTCTTGAAATCGCGCTCAAgaaggaaagggaaaaggtCAAGAAACTCGCAGTTGGAGAGAAAGTCGACCTCGGTACCGATCCCAAAGACCTGGCCAAAGAAAGCCTGAAGGACCTTCAGACCCGTAAGTCTCTCTTAACAACCTTCTCTGCGGCGTTGATCACTTAACATTTTTAGAATTTCCCAAGCGTACTGGTCTAGATGTTGAGGTTGACCAGGACGACCCAACCCATTCGGCTATGCACCATGATACTGAGCGCGATAAATCTCGAAATTTCCTTGGAAAATGCTCCCAAGAGGTTGCGTATCACATAATTCCCGGGTACCATCCGCCTCTTGACCTTCATGAGCCCCCTGAGATCTTCCGCAGCAGGCACCACATGCAACAACAAGAACCCTATGCTCAGCCGCATCACCCACAACAGGGTCAAGGCCAGTCGGCGCAAATGCATTTGAAACAGTCGCAACCTAACCATGTTAATATGGTTCGGGAGCCTTCTATACATCAGCATATGCTTTCCAACTATCCTGAGAACAGCGGTTACACTGCATCAGAGAGTCACCCGCCGGGAGTGCCACGCGAGATACTAGAGAGGAGAGCATATGAACAACAGCGCATGCCTGGACCCCCGTTGGATGGACGAAAGGGAGCCTTTGAAGACTTACCTGTCTCTGAGGGACCTCGCCGTGATGCGGAAGGACGATCATTTGATTCGTTTAATAAACCATCTGAAGAACAATCGGACCGCCGCTCTCTGCCTTCGGATAGTATTTTTGTTGACGAAGCTGACGGATGGAACTTTGATGAACCTTCCCTGAGCGAACCGCCATCCGCCACGGCTCAACCTCACCGACCAGATCAAGATGCCTTTCCTAATGCAAATTTTGTGAGCCCTAAATCGCTTCCGCGGGCTGGACCAGGTTCTCACCGGAGGAAAAGCTCTGGTTCGAGAAGACGCAGCGATGGAAGCATTGATCTAAGGGAGGGAGCTGGATTAGAAGTACAAAGACTGGAACCGTCCAATTTCAAGGTCCGGTTTGCTTTGCGCGGTCATCTCGATGTGGTCCGATCTGTCATTTTTACTGGTGGCGGAAGCCCTTCAGAACCCGAAGTCTGTACTTGTGGTGATGATGGAACGATCAAGCGGTGGATCCTCCCGGCGACTTATGGTAGCTTTGGCCCTAACAGTGCATCATCAGGTAATGACCTTGATATCACCAGTTACTTTACACATAGGGGTCACAGTGGTTCGGTAACCTGCCTCGCCGCGTGTCCAGCCTCCCGAGACTTCTCCAATGGTGGCCGAGCCCTTGGAGATGGCTGGGTATTTTCTGGAGGACAAGATGGAACTGTCAGGGTTTGGGAGCGCGGTAGGGTCGACGCTAAGGCAACATTGGATGCCCATACAGATGCAGTCTGGACTTTATGCGTGTTGCCTGGCACTTCCGGTTCAATTCTCGGAGATCGTAGTAGCCTCTACGGTGGTGCAGATCGCATACTGCTTGCTTCGGGTGCTGCAGATGGAAAGATCCTGATATGGGCAGTCAGTTCCCCGCCACAATTGAGTTCTCCACAGGCGAGTTCACGAAGAGCTGGTGGAAGTAGAAGAGCAAACTCCATTTCCTCAGGATCAAACTTCCCTTCATCGCCTCAGCCAAGCACCGCAACAGCAACGCCATTCCATTATGCCCTGGTTCACCATATCATTCGACCCGATTTCCCTTCTCCCACCTGTATCAGTCCTCTGTCCTTGGCCGGCGTGAACTTCGTGGTGTCATACGCTGATGCCTCTGTCCTCGTCTATGACACGCGAACTGGAGAGCAAATCGTCGGCATGGCAAGCCTGGAAACTTATGATGGGACTCGCTCCACTGGTGTCAACTCTGTGGTGGCCAGTACCATTGGCTTTGACGGCACTGCTGGATTGGACCCCAATAGACCGCTggctgaagaagaaacagtTGTGCATGGTGCCACAGGCACAAGTGGTGGAGTTGAAGGTGTTATCATTAGTGGCTACGAGGACCGCTATATCCGTTTATTTGATGCTAATAGTGGTAAGTTGCCCAATCTTGGGGTCATCTTTTCTGTCATTAGAACTA is a genomic window of Coccidioides posadasii str. Silveira chromosome 3, complete sequence containing:
- a CDS encoding uncharacterized protein (EggNog:ENOG410PICN~COG:L~BUSCO:9109at33183); this encodes MEREQLKKGASAEPPPTRLPPDQIQRIEVNRLKSKALREQREAEAARDNRAAAAASVGAGDPGAGSTVAGTKRPYSATLTSRTPSTLRDGRAYNTSEQRPLDSIRPARNFSKYVEYDFSKMTDTKGGFLTAEDDPHNKVLHSDREYDGKPAHMTQKEWERQQLLQNLRKEKAGPFEPGLSVLSKRAEQKKCRECGTVEIDWKWEEIFKCCVCHGCKDKYPDKYSLLTKTEAKEDYLLTDPELKDEELLPHMERPNPHKSTWNNMMLFLRYQVEEYAFSPKKWGSPEALDAEFERREAEKKRRKEAQFKTKLQDLKKRTRVEAYRRSRLAAEGGAGGNFGDDLGGRRKHVHQWGRAVENPETGIGVKTCVDCGMEVEELEF
- a CDS encoding uncharacterized protein (EggNog:ENOG410PJ75~COG:D~BUSCO:2305at33183); protein product: MAWQTPPAMAGNGEMSGGNMDNNNGGRPQGTEYTLQGVMRFLQSEWHRHERDRNAWEIERAEMKSRIGRLEGDARTSKRMHESLGKHVKILEIALKKEREKVKKLAVGEKVDLGTDPKDLAKESLKDLQTQFPKRTGLDVEVDQDDPTHSAMHHDTERDKSRNFLGKCSQEVAYHIIPGYHPPLDLHEPPEIFRSRHHMQQQEPYAQPHHPQQGQGQSAQMHLKQSQPNHVNMVREPSIHQHMLSNYPENSGYTASESHPPGVPREILERRAYEQQRMPGPPLDGRKGAFEDLPVSEGPRRDAEGRSFDSFNKPSEEQSDRRSLPSDSIFVDEADGWNFDEPSLSEPPSATAQPHRPDQDAFPNANFVSPKSLPRAGPGSHRRKSSGSRRRSDGSIDLREGAGLEVQRLEPSNFKVRFALRGHLDVVRSVIFTGGGSPSEPEVCTCGDDGTIKRWILPATYGSFGPNSASSGNDLDITSYFTHRGHSGSVTCLAACPASRDFSNGGRALGDGWVFSGGQDGTVRVWERGRVDAKATLDAHTDAVWTLCVLPGTSGSILGDRSSLYGGADRILLASGAADGKILIWAVSSPPQLSSPQASSRRAGGSRRANSISSGSNFPSSPQPSTATATPFHYALVHHIIRPDFPSPTCISPLSLAGVNFVVSYADASVLVYDTRTGEQIVGMASLETYDGTRSTGVNSVVASTIGFDGTAGLDPNRPLAEEETVVHGATGTSGGVEGVIISGYEDRYIRLFDANSGQCTYTMLAHPAAISSLSLSPDGRELVSAGHDASLRFWSLEKRSCTQEITSHRLMRGEGVCSVVWSRDGRWVISGGGDGVVKVFART